The sequence below is a genomic window from Bosea sp. F3-2.
CTCGCCACCATCCGCATCGCCGCGAAGGAGGGCGACAGCCGCGGCATGCCACTGGCGCAGATGGGCCGTCCGCGCTATGCGATGCCTACAATCGCGGGAATGTATGGAATTGGCTCAGGCGAAGGCCGACAGCGACGAAGCGCTCCACTGGGTCGGCCGGCTCGATCCGGCGGCGGGGCCGCGCTATCTGCAGATCGTCGCGCAGCTTGAGCAGGCCGTCACTGAGGGGCTTCTCCGGCCCGGCGACAAGCTGCCGCCGCAGCGCCGGCTGGCGGAGCATTTCGCGGTCGATCTCACCACGGTGACGCGCGCCTTCGGCGAGGCTCGCGAACGCGGGCTGATCGACGCGGTGACGGGGCGCGGCTCCTTCATCTCGGCGCGGCAGGAGCAGGAAGGGCCGCCGCTCGATCTCAGCATGACCATCCCACCGGCGCCGAAGGGTTTGCGGCTGGGCGAGCTGATGCAGCGCGGCATCGCCGAGATTCTGGCGCGCAGTGATGCCGACCAGCTGATGAACTACCATGGCGGGGCAGGCTCGCTCGCCGAACGCGCCGCCGGAGCGGCCTGGCTCGCGCCGCTATTGGGCGCGCTTCCGCCTGACCGCATCGCGGTGGTGCCGGGTGCCCAGACCGGCCTCAACGCCCTGCTCTCGCTGCTGGCCCGGCCCGGCGAGCCGATCCTGATGGAGCCCCTCGCCTATCCCGGCCTGATCGATGCCGCCCGTCAGCGTCGGCTCGCCATGGTGCCGGTCGCAAGCGACGCCGACGGGCCGCTCCCGGACGCCCTCGACGAGGCTGCCGGCCGACATGGCGCCAGGCTGTTCGCGCTGACGCCGACGTTGCAGAACCCGACCTGCGTCACCCTGCCCGAACGGCGCCGGCAGGACCTCGTCGCGGTCGCCCGCCGACGCGACATCACCCTGATCGAGGACGATCCCTACAGCCTGCTCGCCGGCGATGCCCCCGCACCGCTCGCTGCGCTGGCGCCCGAGCGGACATGGCATGTCGCGACCTTGTCGAAGGTTCTGACGCCCGGCCTGCGCACGGCCTTCGTCGTCATGCCGGAGGGAGCCGACAGCACTGCGTTCCTCGCCGCCCTGCGCGCGACGGCCCTGATGCCGGCGCCGCTGATGACGGCGCTCGCTGCGCACTGGATCAGGATCGGCGCGGCCAAGGATCTGCTGGAAGGCGTGCGGCGCGAGGCGGCCGAACGGCAGCTGCTGGCGAAGGAAATCCTGCCCGAAACGATGCAGGGCCATCCGCATGCCCTGCATGTCTGGCAACCCCTGCCTGCGCATTGGGAGCGCAGCAGCCTGATCGAGCGCGCCCGCGTCGCGGGGCTCGGCGTCATGGCGGCCGACGCCTTCAGCACGGGCGGCGCGGCGCCGGACGCAATCCGGATCGCGCTCGGAGCGATCCCGGAGCGGGCGAGGCTCGCCGAGGCGCTCGGCCTCCTCGCCGGGCTGATCCGCGGCGATGCGCGAGAGACGGATCCGATCAGGTTGAATCAACCTGATCGGTGAATCCGTCTCTAAACTTAAGTGAGAGCACGCGGCCAGCTCAACTCGAGGCGGCCGGCTTTTCCTGCGGCGTCGGGCGGGCGAGCCGACCTTCTTCCGCCTTGTGGAAGAATTGCGAGGCGACGAGCCAGCCCTTCAGCGGCTGAAGCGGTGGAATGCAGGTCAGCAGGATCAGCGGCAGCGTCGTGACCAGATGCACCCAGGTCGGCGGGTTGTAGGTCAGCTCCAGCCAGAGCGGGAAGGCTGCGGCCGGGATGCAGACGAACATCATCACGAAGAAGGCCGGTCCATCGGCGGGATCCGCGAAGGAATAATCCAGCCCACAGACCTCGCATTTCGGCTTCAGCTTCAGGAAGCTCTCGAACATCTTGCCCTGCCCGCAGCGCGGGCAGCGGCCGCGCAGGCCGGTCTGGAGCGGAGAGAGTGGCGGCCAGTGCTCGCCGGACATGAATGATCTCCTCGGGACGGCGCCGTTCGATCGGCGTCGCCCCTCAGATCATCCTCGATGCAGACAATGTCAATATTGTATGCATCTTAGCTGGCTGCCTGCGCGGATCGGCCGCGGGCGCCTCAGATGTGCAGCGCGTGCCCCAGCGCCTTCATCGCGGCCTCCGGGAAGGCCTCGCCGAGCGTCGGATGGGCGTGGATCGTGCCGGCGATGTCCTGCAGTGTCGCGCCCATCTCGATGGCGAGCCCAAAGGCGGCGGACAACTCCGAAACGCCCTGCCCCACCGCCTGGATGCCCAGCACCAGCTCACTGCCGGCCTGCGCGACGACGCGCACGAAGCCAGCCTCGCCGTGGCGTGTCATGGCCCGGCCATTGGCGGCGAAGGGGAACTGGCCGATCTTCAGCTCATGGCCGGCACGCTTCGCCTCCTCGGGCGAGAGACCGACCGAGACGATCTCAGGATCGGTGAAGCAGATCGCCGCGATGCCGCGCTTATCCCAGGCCCGCGGCAGTCCGGCGACGATCTCTGCCACCATCTCGCCCTGCGCCATGGCGCGATGCGCCAGCATCGGTTCGCCGGTGACGTCGCCAATGGCATAGATGCCGCGCATCGACGTCTCGCAGCGCTCGCCGATGCGGATGAAACGGCCGTCCATATCGAGGACGAGGTTCTCGAGGCCGAGATCCTCGGTGACGGGCTTGCGCCCGACCGTGACCAGAACCTTATCAGCAGGTAGGCTGCGCTCGGAGCCATCAGCCGTCTCGATCCGTAAGCCGTCGCCCTTGGCCGTCGGGCCAAGCGCCTTGGCCCCGGTCAAAACCTCGACGCCGAGCGCGGTCAGGCGCTTCGAGACCGGGCCGGTGAGTTCAGTATCGTAGAGCGGCAGGATGCGCTCCAGCGCCTCCACCACCGTGACCTTGCTGCCCATCCTGGCAAAGGCGATACCCAGCTCCAGCCCGATATAGCCGCCGCCGACCACGACGAGGCGCTTCGGCAGCTCGGTCAGCGCCAGCGCGCCGGTCGAGGAGATGACGTTGCCGCCGAAGGGCAGGAAGGGCAGTTCGACCGGGGCCGAGCCGGTGGCGATAACGATAGCCTCGGCATGAATCGTCTTCGGTCCGGTCTCGGTCTCGACCACGACCGTCTTGCCGTCGCGGAAACGGGCGCGGCCATGGACGATCTTGACCTTGGCCTTGCGCAGCAGCGCCGCGACGCCGTTGTTGAGGCGCTGGACGATGCCGTCCTTCCAGGTCACGGCCTGCTTCAGGTCGAGCTTCGGCTCAGCGACCGTCAGGCCGAAGGGCGTCTTGCCGGCGGCGGCCTCGGCCGCCTTCTCGAACTCCTCGGCGACATGGATCATCGCCTTGGAGGGGATGCAGCCGACATTGAGGCAGCTGCCGCCGAGCTTGGTGCTTTCGACGATGACGGTATCGATGCCGAGCTGGCCGGCGCGGATGGCGCAGACATAGCCGCCGGGGCCGGCACCGATGACGAGGAGCTTGCAGGTGATCTCGGTCATGGCCGGTCTCCATCGTCCAGGCTTTCGCGATCGTCCGGGCCCTCGCTCGTCATTGCGAGGAGCGTCAGCGACGAAGCAATCCAGGGGGACTGGGTCGAAGCGTTCAGCCCAGTCCCCTGGATTGCTTCGCTGCGCTCGCAATGACGGCTGGCCGCATCACCTTCGATGACGATCCTCATCACGTCACAGATCCACGAAGAGCGTGGCCGGGTTCTCCAGCAGCTCCTTCAGCCGCTGCACGAAGACGGCGGCATCCCAGCCGTCGATGACGCGGTGGTCGAAGCTGGAGGACAGGTTCATCATCTTGCGCGGCACGAAGGTGGTGCCGTCCCAGACGGGCCGGACCACCATCTTGTTGACGCCGACGATGGCGACTTCCGGATAGTTGATCACCGGCGTCGTCGCGATGCCGCCGAGCGCGCCGAGCGAGGTGATGGTGATGGTCGAGCCGGTCAGCTCGTCGCGGGTCGCGGTGCCGTCGCGGGCGCGCTCGGCAAGGCGATTGAGCTCGATGCCGCAGCCCCAGAGATCGCGCGCCTCGGCATGCTTCACCACCGGCACGATCAGTCCCGAGGGCGTCTGCGTCGCGATGCCGATATTGATCGCGGCATGCTGGCGGACGATGCCGGCCTCGTCGTCATAGAGCGCGTTGAGCGCCGGCTGCTCGGCGAGCGCCTTGACCATGGCGCGCATCAGGAAGGGCAAGAGCGTCAGCTTCGGCCGCTCCGGGGTCGGCTTCTTGTTGAGGGTGGCGCGCAGGTCCTCCAGCGGCGAGACATTGACCTCCTCGACGATGGTGATGTGCGGGATGCGCGACTTCGACAGCGCCATCTTCTCGGCGATGCGACGGCGCAGACCGACGACCTTGATGTCGGTAACGGCATTCTTCTCAGCGAAACCAAGCCCACGCGCCGGCTCAGGCCCGCGCAGCAGGAAGGCGTCGATGTCGTCATGGGTGATGCGGCCGGCAGGGCCGGTACCCGGCACCTGGCGCAGATCGACGCCAGCCTCGCGGGCCTTGAGACGCACGGCCGGCGAAGCCAGCGGCTTCTCGCCCGGTGCGCGACGCTGGGCCGGAGCGGCACTGACGCGGTTCTGTGTCGCCGCGGGCTTCGGCGGCGGAGGCGCGGCAGGCTTGGCGGGAGCGGCCGGCACCGCGGGCTTCTCCGCCTTGGCCGGAGCGACAGGGGTTGCAGCCGCTTTCTCGGCCGGAGCTGCTTCCGTGGCTACAACCTCGGGCGCTTCGGCGGCAGCACCGCCCTCACCAGCTACCTTGAGCTTTACCAGGGCCGAGCCGATCGCGACGGTGTCGCCGACCTCCGCACCCACCCAGGTGACCTCGCCCTCGACCGGCGAGGGAATCTCGACTGTCGCCTTGTCGGTCATCACGGCGGCGAGCAGATCGTCCTCGCGAACGATATCGCCGACCTTGACGTGCCACTCGACAAGCTCAGCCTCGGCAATGCCCTCGCCGACATCCGGCAGCTTGATGATGCGCTCGCCCATCAGCGTGCCTCCATGATGTCGCGCAGCGCCTGTCCGAGGCGGGCGGGACCGGGGAAATAGTCCCATTCCTGCGCATGCGGATAGGGCGTGTCCCAGCCGGTGACGCGCATCACCGGCGCCTCCAGATGGTAGAAGCAATGCTCCTGCACCAGCGCGACCAGCTCGCCGCCGAAGCCGGAGGTCAGCGTCGCCTCGTGCAGGACGATGCAGCGGCCGGTCTTCTCGACCGAGGCGATGATCGCTTCGAGATCGAGCGGGACGAGCGTGCGCAGGTCGATGATTTCGGCGTCGATGCCGGTATCCTCCGCCGCCGCCAATGCGACATGGACCATGGTGCCATAGGCGAGGATGGTGACGGCATTGCCCTCACGCCGCGTCACCGCCTTGCCGAGCGGCACGGTGTAGTGGCCTTCCGGCACCTCGGAGAGCTCATGCTTCGACCAGGCCGTGACCGGGCGGTCGTGATGGCCGTCGAAGGGGCCGTTATAGAGCCGCTTCGGTTCGAGGAAGATCACCGGGTCGGGGTCCTCGATCGCGGCGATCAGCAGGCCCTTGGCGTCGTAGGGGTTGGACGGCACGATCGTCTTCAGGCCGGAGACATGGGTGAACAGCGCTTCCGGGCTCTGGCTGTGGGTCTGGCCGCCGAAGATCCCGCCACCGGTCGGCATGCGGATCACCATCGGGCAGGTGAAGTCGCCGGCCGAGCGGTAGCGCAGGCGCGCCGCCTCCGAGACGATCTGGTCATAGGCCGGGTACATGTAGTCAGCGAACTGGATCTCGATGCAGGGCTTGAGGCCATAGGCAGCCATGCCGATCGCGGTGCCGACGATGCCGGCCTCGCTGATCGGCGCGTCGAAGCAGCGCGAGACGCCGTATTTCTGCTGGAGCCCGTGGGTGCAGCGGAAGACGCCGCCGAAGAAGCCGACATCCTCGCCGAAGACCACGACATTGTCGTCGCGGCCCATCGAGACGTCCATGGCGGAGCGGATCGCCTCGATCATCGTCATCTTGGCCATCGCGTCACACCCCGATCTGCTGGCGCTGGCGGCGCAGATGCGGCGGCAGCTCGGCATAGACATCCTCGAAGATGTCGCGCGCCGAGGGCTTGCCGCCGGAATGCAGCGTGCCGAAGCTCTCGGCCTCCTTCTGCGCCGCGATGACGGTGGCGAGGATCTCGGCCTCCGCCTGCTTGTGGCGTTCCTCCGACCAGGCGCCGACGGCGATGAGATGCTGCTTCAGCCGGATCAGCGGGTCGCCCAGCGGCCAGTCGTCGGATTCATGCTTGGGGCGATAGGCGGAGGGATCGTCCGAGGTGGAATGGGCGCCGGCGCGATAGGTGACGTATTCGACCAGCGTGGGACCCAGATTGCGGCGGGCACGCTCGACCGCCCATTGCGCGACGGCATAGGTGGCGAGGTAGTCGTTGCCGTCGACGCGCAAGGCCGGGATGCCGAAGCCGAGGCCCCTTGCGGCAAAGGTGCCGGAGCCGCCGCGCGCGATGCCCTGGAAGGTCGAGATCGCCCACTGGTTGTTGACGACGTTGAGGACGACCGGCGCCTTGTAGGTCGAGGCGAAGACGAGGGCGGCGTGGAAATCCGATTCCGCCGTGGAACCGTCGCCGATCCAGGCGGCGGCGATGCGGGTGTCGTTCTTGATGGCTGAGGCCATCGCCCAGCCGACGGCCTGGACGAACTGCGTCGCGAGGTTGCCGGAAATGGTGAAGAAGCCGTGCTCCTTCGACGAATACATGATCGGCAGCTGCCGGCCGCGCAGCGGATCGCGCTCGTTCGAGTAGATCTGGCACATCATGTCGACGAGCGGGTAGTCATGCGCGATCAGCAGACCCGCCTGGCGATAGGTCGGGAAGTTCATGTCGCCGGGCTCGAGCGCGATGCGGAAGGCGCAGCTCACCGCCTCCTCGCCGGTGTGCTGCATGTAGAACGAGGTCTTGCCCTGGCGCTGCGCCATCTGCATGCGCGCATCGAAGGTGCGCAGCGTCATCATGTGGCGCAGGCCGCGGATCAGATCGTCATGCGAGAGATCCGGAACCCAGGGGCCGACGGCCTCGCCCTCGCGGTTGAGCACGCGGATGATCGAATAGGCGAGATCGCGTATGTCCTTGGGGTCGACATCGACCGGTGGACGGGCGACGGAGCCCGCCTTGGGGATCACGACATGGGAGAAGTCGGGCTTCTCGCCGGGACGACTCGCGGGTTTGGGGACGTGGAACTGCAGTGGCTGGGTCGCTACCGGCGCGCTGCCGGCCTTGTCGCTGCTCATGAGCGCCTCCATCCCTGACGCCACCAGCATTCCGCCTTTGCCGGCATCCGGCAAGGCGTCTCGTCAGCGGCGCTGCCATGCGCAGCGGCCGCGGCCAGCGGGCGATCGTTCCCCTTGCAACCAACGCTAGCTGCGCCGCCCCGGAGGTTCCTTCCGAATTTGCCGGCGGCGCCGAAATCTTGCAGAAGTTACTTCTGCATAATGACCTAAACCCAGAATGATCATCCGATGAACAAAAAGAGCCAGAACGGTCCTGCTCTCGATCTGATCGATCGCAAGATTCTCGCCGCGCTGCGCGAGGATGGGCGGCTGACAACGCAGGCATTGGCCGAGAAGGTGGGCCTGTCACCCTCGCCCTGCTGGACGCGGGTGAAGCGGCTGGAAGAGTCAGGCGCGATCGAGAAATATGTCGCACTGCTCGACCACAAGGCGCTCGGCTACAACAACATCGTCTTCGTCGAGATCACGCTCGACAAGCATGACGACAAGGTGCTCGACCAGTGCGGCGAGGCGCTGAGCCGGGCGCCGGAGGTGGTCGAGGCGCATCTCGTGACGGGCGAGTACGACTATCTCGCCAAGGTCGTGGTCAGCGGCACCGACCATTACGAGCGCTTCCTGCGCGGAACGATCTACCGCATCCCCGGCGTGCGCCAGACGCGAACGACCTTCGGCTTGAGGGCGCTGAAGCGGACGCTCTCGGTCGATCCGCTGAAGGTTGTAGGGTGAGGCAGCCGTCATGCTCGGGCTTGACCCGAGCATCTCTCGCCGAAAGAGGCTTCTTTAGCCTCATCCTGCCTGAGATTCTCGGGTCCGCGCGAAGCGCGGCCCGAGAATGACGTCGCGGGCTTCTACCCCAGCATCTCCCGCACCAGCGGAATGACCTTCTCGCCATAAAGCCGGATGCACTCCATCAGCTTCTCATGCGCCAGCGGGCCGGCGCTGTATTTGAGCTGGAAGCGGGCGATGCCGAGGCCCTTGGCGGTCGCGGCGATCTTGCGCGCCACCGTCTCGGGCGAGCCGAGATAAAGCGAGCCGCCCGCGACCTCCTGCTCGAAGTCCTCGCGGCTCATCGGCGGCCAGCCACGCTCGGCGCCGATGCGGTCCCGATTCGCCTTGAACGCCGGAAAGAACTCCTCCTTGGCCTGCTCGTCGGTCGCGGCGACATAGCCCGGCGAATGCACGCCCACCGGCTTCGCCGGCTTGCCGATCTGCCCATAGGCGCGGTGGTAAAGATCGACATAGGGTTTGAAGCGCAGCGGGTCGCCGCCGATGATGGCGAGCATCAGCGGCAGGTCGTAGCGCACCGCACGCACCACCGATTCCGGGCTGCCGCCGACACCGATCCAGGTCTTGAGCGGACCGTGCTCGACCGGCGGATAAACGAGCTGGTCCTTGAGCGGCGGACGGATCGAGCCCTGCCAGCTCACCGGCTCCTGCGGCAGCAGTGCGGCGAAGAGATCGAGCTTCTCCTCGAAGAGCTGCTCGTACTGCCGCAGGTCGAAGCCGAAGAGCGGAAAGGACTCGGTGAAGGAGCCGCGGCCGAGGATGACCTCGGCGCGCCCGTTCGAAAGCGCATCCACCGTCGAGAAGCGCTGGAAGACGCGGATCGGGTCGTCCGAGGAGAGAACGGTGACGGCGGAGCCGAGCTTGATGCGGCTGGTGCGCGTGGCCATGCCGGCCAGCACGGTCTCGGGCGAGGAAACAGCGAAATCGGCACGGTGATGCTCGCCGACACCGATGAAATCGATGCCGACGCTGTCGGCCAGCACGGCTTCCTCGACGAGATTGCGGATCACCTGCGCATGCGGCAGCGGCTTGCCGTCCGCCCCGTTGGTGACGTCGCCGAAAGTGTCGAGCCCGAATTCCAGTTCCTGCGCCATGATCGTCCCGAGGCCGTACTGCGGCCTGTTGCCTGCCGGCCATCCCGGCCTCACGGAGTTAGGATCGTGATTGCCGCAGCGCAATTCTGTCGGCGTTGCCCCGGCAGCAACAACCTGTTTGCACGATTGCAACCACGATGCTTGCAACGGCTGCGCGCTATGCCGATGCTCGGGCACGCGGCGATATCAGCCGTTCCCGAAGCGACGCCATGATCATTCGCCAGCTGGTCTATCTCGATGCGCTCGCCCGCGAGAAGCATTTCCGCCGCGCAGCCGAGGCCTGCCACGTCTCGCAGCCGACGCTGTCGGCCGCGATCGTGCAGCTGGAAGAAGAACTCGGCGTGCTGATCGTCGAGCGCGGCCGGCGCTTCCAGGGCTTCACCAAGGAAGGCGAGGTCGTTCTCGCCCATGCCCGGCGCATTCTGGCCGAGGCCGAGGTCATGAAGGATTCGATCGCCGAGCTGCGCGAGGGCGTCTCCGGCCGCATCCGGCTCGGCGCGATCCCGACCGCGCTGCCGATGATCGCCCATATCACCGCACCGTTCTCGGACCGCTATCCGGCGGTGTCGCTCACCGTGCTCTCGCTGACCTCGCAGGAGATCCAGGAGGGCATCGACAATTTCGAGCTCGATGTCGGGCTGACCTATCTCGACAACGAACCGCTCGACCGGGTGATCTCCAAGCCGATCTATCAGGAATCCTATGTGCTGCTGACGCGCGAGGACGGGCCTCTGGGCGTGCGCAACACCATCAGCTGGGCTGAGGCCGCCGAGCACAAGCTCTGCCTGCTCACCGGCGACATGCAGAACCGGCGCATCATCGACGGCATCTTCCGCTCGGTCGGCACTGCGCCGCGCCCGGTCATCGAGACCAACTCGATCTTCAATCTGTGTTCCCATGCCGGCATCCAGGGCGTCGCCAGCATCGTCTCGCTGCAATTGCTGGAGTTCTTCGGCGTGCCGCTCGGCACGAAGGCGCTGTCGCTGGTCGAGCCGGAGGCGCAGCGCACGATCGGGCTGATCGTCGCCGACCGTCAGCCCGTCGCGCCGCTCGCCCGCAACCTGCTGATGATGACACAGCCGATGACGGATGCACGGCTGCCGCGGCGGCCGATCGTACGATAGAGTTCGCCTATCGTCGTAGAAGCGCCGCAGCATTGTGCGGCGCAAAATCGGCAATTCGCGACATTTTCAAGGCGAGGTTTGCAACCACCCGATCAACATCGGCCGCATGCCGGCCATATTGATAGTCAAAAACTATCACACAGTCGAAACAAACGATTTGAAATCATTCCAATTTCACTCACCCTTCCATCCAAGGAGCGCCCGGCGAACCGGGCCGATGGAGGAAAGATGGCGGGTTATCCAGCCTGGGATCAGGACAGCGCGCGCACGATCATCGCCGGTCTGGCGCATCTGGAAGGCGCCACGCTGCCGATGCTGCACGCCCTGCAGGACGAATTCGGCTATGTCGACCCGCAGGCCGTGCCGCTGATCGCGGAGGCGCTGAACCTGTCGCGCGCCGAGGTCCATGGCGCGATTTCCTTCTACCACGACTTCAAGACCGCGCCGCAGCCAGCCCGCCTCGTCAAGCTCTGCCGGGCGGAAGCCTGCCAGTCGCTCGGCTGCGAAAAGGTCGTCGCCGAGCTCGCCGCTGAGCACGGCATCGTCGTCGACGGTGGACCGTCCGGCGACGCACTGGTCGAAACGGTGTATTGTCTTGGCAATTGCGCGCTCGGGCCTTCGGCCCTGGTCGACGGCGAACTGATCGGGCGCGTCGATGCAGCCCGCATCGCCGGGCTCTGCCAGCACGGAAGGGCGTGAGGCATGAGCGCCGCCCCGATCCGCATCTTCGTACCCGTAGACGCCGCCGCCTTGTCGGTCGGCGCAGAAGCTGTCGCTGAGGCCGTCATCCGCGAAGCGGCGGCGCGCGGCCTCGCCGTCGAGATCGTCCGCAACGGCTCGCGCGGCATGCTCTGGCTGGAGCCGCTGGTCGAGGTCGAGACGCCGGAAGGGCGCATCGCCTACGGACCAGTCGCAGCGAAAGATGTCGCCTCGCTGTTCGAAGCGGGCTTCGCCGCGGGCGGCGCGCATGGCTTACGCCTCGGCAAGACCGACGAACTGACCTGGATGAAGCGCCAACAGCGGCTCACCTTCGAGCGCGTCGGCATCATCGACCCGCTCTCGATCGCCGACTATCGCGCCCATGGCGGCTTTGCGGGGCTGGAGAAGGCGCTCTCGCTCACCGGCAACGAGATCGTCCAGACGATCAAGGCGTCCGGCCTGCGCGGTCGCGGCGGCGCCGGCTTCCCGACCGGCATCAAATGGCAGACCGTGCTCGATGCCAAAGCGGAGCAGAAATACATCGTCTGCAACGCCGACGAGGGCGACAGCGGCACCTTCGCCGACCGCATGCTGTTCGAAGGCGACCCCTATCTCACCATCGAGGGCATGGCGATCGCGGCGGTCGCGGTCGGTGCGACGCGCGGCTACATCTATCTGCGCTCGGAGTATCCGCACGCCCATCGCACGCTGCAGCGCGCGATCCTGAAGGCTGAGGCGGCCGGGCTGATCGGCGCTTCGGTGATGGGCACCGAGCATGCCTTCCACCTCCAGGTCCGGCTCGGGGCCGGCGCCTATATCTGCGGCGAGGAGACCTCGCTGCTGGAGAGCCTGGAAGGCAAGCGCGCCATCGTCCGCGCCAAGCCGCCGCTGCCGGCCCTGCAGGGACTCTTCGGCAAGCCGACCATCGTCAACAACGTGCTCTCCTTCGCGGCCGTGCCCTGGATTCTCGATCATGGTGCGCAGGCTTACGCCGATTACGGCATGGGCCGCTCGCGCGGCACGCTGCCGGTGCAGCTCGGCGGCAATGTCAGGCGCGGCGGGTTGATCGAACTCGCCTTCGGCATCTCGCTGCGCGAGATCATCGAGGAGATGGGCGGCGGCACGCTCTCAGGGAGGCCGATCCGCGCCGTGCAGGTTGGCGGGCCGCTGGGCGCCTATCTCACCGCCGAACAGCTCGACGTGCAGATGGATTACGAGGCGCTCGCGGCCATGCGCGCCATGCTCGGCCATGGCGGCATCGTCGTGTTCGACGATACGGTCGATATGGCCCGGCAGGCTCGCTTCGCCTTCGCCTTCTGCGCCAAGGAATCCTGCGGCAAGTGCACGCCCTGCCGTATCGGCGCGACGCGCGGCGTCGAGGTGATGGATCGCATCATCGCGGGCACCGAACGGCCGAAGAACATCGCCGTGCTGCGCGATCTCGCCAAGCTGATGACCGACGCCTCGCTCTGCGCCATGGGTGGCCTGACCCCCATGCCGGTGATGAGTGCACTCAACCATTTCCCCGAGGACTTCGACCGTCCTCCGCTGCCTTTGGCGGCCGAGTGAGGAGGCCGCGATGAGCCTGATCAAGGAAATCGACTACGGCACGCCGATCCGGCTCTCCGAGCAGACGGTGACGCTGACCATCGACGGCCAGAGCGTCACCGTTCCGGCCGGGACCTCGGTGATGGCGGCGGCGATGAGCATGGGCACCGCAATCCCGAAGCTCTGCGCCACCGACTCGCTCGAGCCTTTCGGCTCTTGCCGGCTCTGTCTCGTCGAGATCGAGGGAAGGCGCGGCACCCCCGCGTCATGCACGACGCCAGCGGAAGACGGCATGGTCGTGCGCACCCAGTCGGAGAACCTGTCCTCGCTGCGCAAGGGGGTGATGGAGCTCTATATCTCCGACCACCCGCTCGACTGCCTGACCTGCTCGGCCAATGGCGATTGCGAATTGCAGGACATGGCGGGCGCGGTGGGCTTACGCGAAGTGCGCTACGGCTATGAGGGCGAAAACCACGTCTTCGCCAAGACGAAGGACGGCGCGGTCAACGAGAACTGGCTCGCGAAGGACACCTCGAACCCGTACTTCGCCTATGACCCGTCGAAATGCATCGTCTGCAATCGCTGCGTGCGCGCCTGCGAGGAGGTGCAGGGCACCTTCGCGCTGACGATCACCGGAAGAGGCTTCGAGTCCCGTGTCGCAGCCGGCCCGACCGATTTCCTCGGCTCCGAATGCGTCTCCTGCGGCGCCTGCGTGCAGGCCTGCCCGACGGCGACGCTGATCGAGAACAAGGTCATCGAACACGGCCAGCCGGAGCATTCCGTGGTCACGACCTGCGCCTATTGCGGAGTCGGCTGCTCGTTCAAGGCGGAGATGCAGGGCGAC
It includes:
- a CDS encoding PLP-dependent aminotransferase family protein; its protein translation is MAQAKADSDEALHWVGRLDPAAGPRYLQIVAQLEQAVTEGLLRPGDKLPPQRRLAEHFAVDLTTVTRAFGEARERGLIDAVTGRGSFISARQEQEGPPLDLSMTIPPAPKGLRLGELMQRGIAEILARSDADQLMNYHGGAGSLAERAAGAAWLAPLLGALPPDRIAVVPGAQTGLNALLSLLARPGEPILMEPLAYPGLIDAARQRRLAMVPVASDADGPLPDALDEAAGRHGARLFALTPTLQNPTCVTLPERRRQDLVAVARRRDITLIEDDPYSLLAGDAPAPLAALAPERTWHVATLSKVLTPGLRTAFVVMPEGADSTAFLAALRATALMPAPLMTALAAHWIRIGAAKDLLEGVRREAAERQLLAKEILPETMQGHPHALHVWQPLPAHWERSSLIERARVAGLGVMAADAFSTGGAAPDAIRIALGAIPERARLAEALGLLAGLIRGDARETDPIRLNQPDR
- a CDS encoding DUF983 domain-containing protein; the encoded protein is MSGEHWPPLSPLQTGLRGRCPRCGQGKMFESFLKLKPKCEVCGLDYSFADPADGPAFFVMMFVCIPAAAFPLWLELTYNPPTWVHLVTTLPLILLTCIPPLQPLKGWLVASQFFHKAEEGRLARPTPQEKPAASS
- the lpdA gene encoding dihydrolipoyl dehydrogenase, with the translated sequence MTEITCKLLVIGAGPGGYVCAIRAGQLGIDTVIVESTKLGGSCLNVGCIPSKAMIHVAEEFEKAAEAAAGKTPFGLTVAEPKLDLKQAVTWKDGIVQRLNNGVAALLRKAKVKIVHGRARFRDGKTVVVETETGPKTIHAEAIVIATGSAPVELPFLPFGGNVISSTGALALTELPKRLVVVGGGYIGLELGIAFARMGSKVTVVEALERILPLYDTELTGPVSKRLTALGVEVLTGAKALGPTAKGDGLRIETADGSERSLPADKVLVTVGRKPVTEDLGLENLVLDMDGRFIRIGERCETSMRGIYAIGDVTGEPMLAHRAMAQGEMVAEIVAGLPRAWDKRGIAAICFTDPEIVSVGLSPEEAKRAGHELKIGQFPFAANGRAMTRHGEAGFVRVVAQAGSELVLGIQAVGQGVSELSAAFGLAIEMGATLQDIAGTIHAHPTLGEAFPEAAMKALGHALHI
- a CDS encoding dihydrolipoamide acetyltransferase family protein, producing MGERIIKLPDVGEGIAEAELVEWHVKVGDIVREDDLLAAVMTDKATVEIPSPVEGEVTWVGAEVGDTVAIGSALVKLKVAGEGGAAAEAPEVVATEAAPAEKAAATPVAPAKAEKPAVPAAPAKPAAPPPPKPAATQNRVSAAPAQRRAPGEKPLASPAVRLKAREAGVDLRQVPGTGPAGRITHDDIDAFLLRGPEPARGLGFAEKNAVTDIKVVGLRRRIAEKMALSKSRIPHITIVEEVNVSPLEDLRATLNKKPTPERPKLTLLPFLMRAMVKALAEQPALNALYDDEAGIVRQHAAINIGIATQTPSGLIVPVVKHAEARDLWGCGIELNRLAERARDGTATRDELTGSTITITSLGALGGIATTPVINYPEVAIVGVNKMVVRPVWDGTTFVPRKMMNLSSSFDHRVIDGWDAAVFVQRLKELLENPATLFVDL
- a CDS encoding alpha-ketoacid dehydrogenase subunit beta, which produces MAKMTMIEAIRSAMDVSMGRDDNVVVFGEDVGFFGGVFRCTHGLQQKYGVSRCFDAPISEAGIVGTAIGMAAYGLKPCIEIQFADYMYPAYDQIVSEAARLRYRSAGDFTCPMVIRMPTGGGIFGGQTHSQSPEALFTHVSGLKTIVPSNPYDAKGLLIAAIEDPDPVIFLEPKRLYNGPFDGHHDRPVTAWSKHELSEVPEGHYTVPLGKAVTRREGNAVTILAYGTMVHVALAAAEDTGIDAEIIDLRTLVPLDLEAIIASVEKTGRCIVLHEATLTSGFGGELVALVQEHCFYHLEAPVMRVTGWDTPYPHAQEWDYFPGPARLGQALRDIMEAR
- a CDS encoding 3-methyl-2-oxobutanoate dehydrogenase (2-methylpropanoyl-transferring) subunit alpha, which gives rise to MSSDKAGSAPVATQPLQFHVPKPASRPGEKPDFSHVVIPKAGSVARPPVDVDPKDIRDLAYSIIRVLNREGEAVGPWVPDLSHDDLIRGLRHMMTLRTFDARMQMAQRQGKTSFYMQHTGEEAVSCAFRIALEPGDMNFPTYRQAGLLIAHDYPLVDMMCQIYSNERDPLRGRQLPIMYSSKEHGFFTISGNLATQFVQAVGWAMASAIKNDTRIAAAWIGDGSTAESDFHAALVFASTYKAPVVLNVVNNQWAISTFQGIARGGSGTFAARGLGFGIPALRVDGNDYLATYAVAQWAVERARRNLGPTLVEYVTYRAGAHSTSDDPSAYRPKHESDDWPLGDPLIRLKQHLIAVGAWSEERHKQAEAEILATVIAAQKEAESFGTLHSGGKPSARDIFEDVYAELPPHLRRQRQQIGV